atcctgttttgagctatatccttcatcgggcttctagattatactattttttctatatatattatatgtatgagcttagaactgtcgtaacctttgattaacctttgctttacgatgcgaggtaaggcttaggataaTTAAGGTGTTACAGTGTAGTGGTTGGTATCTTTGGTTGTTGGGTGGGCTTTGTTGTGAGTATTGAAATGGTTGattgtggtgattttggttgcTTTGGTATGAGTTGTTGTTGAATGGTGGTTGAGAAGAAGATTGGTAATTATTTTGGTATTGAGAAAAAGAATTGAACGGCCCTTGATTCtacctttgattgttgttgttctCTTGAGAGTTGTCCCGCCATCCTTGATTGTAGTTATTACCTTCAGAGTAATTTCCTTGATTTTGAGGATGGTAGGAAGAGCGATTATTGTAGGGATTAGCTACCTCAAGAGTGTAGTCTCCTTGGATTTGAGGGTATTGATCGGTGTAGTGTGAAGTACAAGAGCACACACCACACACGCTTTGAGGTCCCTCAATTTGAAGAATTTGAGGTGGGGCTTGAATGGCTTGGATTGATGAAGATGATTTTTGTCCTTGATGAATCTCCTTGAGAAGAGTGGTCATCTCTCTAAGCACCTTGGTCAAAGCCAAATCGGAAGAAGGTGCTTCTGTCATACTCTTCGGAGGATTATTTCTCACTCTAGCATGTTGGGCAGCTTCGGCAACATTATTGATCAATCTCCATGCCTCATCCTCCGTCTTGTATTTAACAAGAGAGACACCACTAGATGCATCAAGTAATCTCTTATTCGATGCACAAAGACCTCCAATGAAATAGCTAATGAGCAAATAAATGTCCATCTGATGATGTGGACAAGACTCCAACAACCTCCTGAATCTAGTCCAGTACTCATAAAGTGTCTCTTGGTCCATTTGCATAATACTAAAAATTTGCTTCCGGATGTAATCGGTCTTTTCTAGAGGAAAGAACTTATCCAAGAATTTTCTTCTCAATGGATCCCAATCAGTTACCACTTTGTCAAGTTGAGAGTAAAACCATTCCTTTGCTtgcccctcaagagagaaggggaaggcaAAGACCATAATAGCAACTTCATCTGTGCCTTGTCTCCTAGCCGTAGAGCAAGCCACTTGAAAATCCCTTAAGTGTCTAATAGGATCTTGGCCCGGTAATCCATGATACTTAGGCAACAAGTTGATCAAGCTATTTTTCAATTCAAAATTAGCATTAAGATTAAGATACCGGGTTTGTAACGGTTGAAGAACAAGATCCTGCActccttgctcatgcaaggtGATCCTTCGAGGTTCCGCCATGTGATTATCACTGCAGTACTCAAGGGTATGTCAAAAGTTCCAACAAAGGAGTAAGAAGTTCCTTCGTTGAATGAGGATTCTAGATCACTCTCAGATTGGACTAGTGTGTTGGaaggttcctcaagagaggccgatgcaatagccgtataatccaacctACGTCTAGCTTGCCGAATGTGAAGTAAAGTTCTTTCAAGTTCAACATCAAATTCGGCTAAACTAGGATATGGTTGTGACCGAGCCATTCAACTTGGAAACTGtttataccctgggtcgagttatccgacttgggatgtttagcgacaaagcgaccgaccacttcaggtcagactatccgacctcttctcaaagagctcggccaaatttccaggaaagcccaataaagggcccagatagaggaacacgacccaaatccaaaggcagcctaagcctatagagataagggtggtccccttgaagataagatgacctttactcaaagataaagataagataagataactaacttatcttatctaaaaagatcactccacaccattataaatacactggagcacccaggtataactcatactctgattctactaaaaacctgcttaatacccttgctaacttaagcatcggagtcccttgcaggtaccccccaccctccggtaacgaaggatcagcagtgcagcaaagctcaacaagtcggatacgatagctccggccgccactcagagccggacacgtcatct
The DNA window shown above is from Arachis ipaensis cultivar K30076 chromosome B08, Araip1.1, whole genome shotgun sequence and carries:
- the LOC107611128 gene encoding uncharacterized protein LOC107611128, translated to MAEPRRITLHEQGVQDLVLQPLQTRYLNLNANFELKNSLINLLPKYHGLPGQDPIRHLRDFQVACSTARRQGTDEVAIMVFAFPFSLEGQAKEWFYSQLDKVVTDWDPLRRKFLDKFFPLEKTDYIRKQIFSIMQMDQETLYEYWTRFRRLLESCPHHQMDIYLLISYFIGGLCASNKRLLDASSGVSLVKYKTEDEAWRLINNVAEAAQHARVRNNPPKSMTEAPSSDLALTKVLREMTTLLKEIHQGQKSSSSIQAIQAPPQILQIEGPQSVCGVCSCTSHYTDQYPQIQGDYTLEVANPYNNRSSYHPQNQGNYSEGNNYNQGWRDNSQENNNNQR